In the Desulfobacterales bacterium genome, one interval contains:
- a CDS encoding MaoC/PaaZ C-terminal domain-containing protein: MVNPIRQRAIDGLQPGDTFTIERTFTRAETNAFGDITRDYNPVHYDSRWAEGKGFNDLICHGLLVGSMICEFGGQVGWLATGMNFKFFRPVYFGDTITCSIVITKIAASGRAEAKALFSNNAGDQVGQVHMTGRLPLDSDRDLLKQMIFEGDPTNKLNDDAA; the protein is encoded by the coding sequence ATGGTGAACCCCATCAGACAACGGGCGATAGACGGATTACAACCCGGAGATACCTTTACGATCGAGCGTACCTTTACCCGGGCGGAAACAAATGCTTTCGGTGATATTACCCGGGATTATAATCCGGTTCATTATGATAGCCGATGGGCTGAGGGAAAGGGGTTTAACGACCTTATCTGCCATGGGTTGCTGGTCGGATCCATGATTTGCGAATTCGGCGGTCAGGTGGGATGGCTTGCCACTGGCATGAATTTCAAATTTTTTCGCCCAGTCTACTTTGGCGATACGATTACCTGCAGTATTGTTATTACCAAGATAGCTGCCTCCGGTAGGGCTGAAGCGAAAGCACTTTTCAGCAACAACGCAGGGGACCAGGTAGGCCAAGTGCATATGACCGGCCGCTTGCCACTTGATTCGGATCGTGATCTGCTGAAACAAATGATATTCGAAGGGGACCCGACGAATAAGCTAAATGATGATGCAGCGTAA
- the msrB gene encoding peptide-methionine (R)-S-oxide reductase MsrB has translation MKTLIITLMVTMAAFFGFYPVRGMGKSMEKKMKTSPEQVNTAVFAGGCFWCVEADFEKAEGVIEVISGYAGGKTMTPTYEEVSAGGTGHVEAVKVHYDSTKITYEQLLDYFWRYIDPTDAGGSFVDRGSQYRSVIFYADETQQHIAEMSKQQLEASGRFDKPVATEILPLNTFYPAEDYHQDYYKKNPIRYKWYRSGSGRDQFITTTWTEKEPEKEQEGGKMTAAASSEIKDPKKTSKNENNWTDIGYHRPDDESLRRRLTPIQYEVTRQNGTETPFQNPYWNNHRAGIYVDIISGEPLFSSMDKFDSGTGWPSFTRPLVPENIIEKTDKGFFMARTEVRSKLADSHLGHVFDDGPAPTGLRYCINSAALRFVPTADLEKEGYGNFVKIFQPGSASGQ, from the coding sequence ATGAAAACCCTTATCATCACATTAATGGTCACGATGGCTGCCTTTTTCGGGTTTTACCCGGTCAGGGGCATGGGAAAAAGTATGGAAAAAAAGATGAAGACATCTCCGGAGCAAGTTAACACGGCTGTTTTTGCCGGGGGCTGCTTCTGGTGTGTGGAGGCTGATTTTGAAAAAGCGGAAGGGGTGATTGAAGTGATTTCCGGATATGCCGGCGGAAAGACGATGACCCCCACCTATGAAGAGGTCTCGGCGGGCGGCACCGGTCATGTGGAAGCCGTGAAGGTCCACTATGATTCGACCAAGATCACTTATGAACAATTACTGGATTATTTCTGGCGGTATATCGATCCCACGGACGCAGGCGGTTCATTCGTGGACCGGGGCTCGCAATACCGCAGCGTTATTTTTTACGCCGATGAAACGCAACAGCATATCGCCGAGATGTCCAAGCAACAGTTGGAAGCCTCGGGGCGTTTTGACAAACCCGTCGCAACCGAAATTCTTCCCTTAAACACTTTCTACCCGGCTGAAGATTATCACCAGGATTACTATAAGAAAAATCCGATTCGCTACAAATGGTATCGATCCGGTTCCGGCCGGGATCAGTTTATTACCACAACATGGACAGAAAAAGAACCTGAGAAGGAACAGGAGGGGGGAAAAATGACGGCAGCCGCGTCTTCCGAAATAAAAGATCCGAAAAAAACGAGCAAGAATGAAAACAATTGGACCGACATAGGGTATCATCGTCCGGATGATGAGTCACTGCGCCGACGATTGACACCCATTCAATATGAGGTAACCCGGCAAAACGGAACCGAAACGCCTTTTCAGAATCCATACTGGAACAACCACCGGGCCGGTATCTATGTCGATATTATTTCCGGCGAGCCGCTTTTCAGCTCGATGGACAAGTTTGATTCCGGAACCGGGTGGCCGAGTTTCACCCGGCCGCTGGTTCCGGAGAATATCATAGAAAAAACAGACAAAGGCTTTTTTATGGCAAGAACGGAAGTGCGCAGCAAACTCGCGGATTCTCACCTCGGGCATGTTTTTGACGATGGTCCTGCGCCCACGGGGCTTCGCTATTGCATCAACTCGGCCGCGCTTCGCTTTGTTCCAACCGCGGATCTTGAAAAAGAGGGCTATGGGAATTTTGTAAAAATTTTCCAACCCGGTTCCGCTTCGGGACAATAA
- a CDS encoding YceI family protein — MKRAASLILGIFFLLILGSNSFAAAPEWKIDSDHSGIYFGVSHIYSTVKGHFNAFEGVVAFDPANLKESRFDFKVKVKSIDTNNSKRDGHLQSADFFDAGKYPEMTFKSTAIAHAGGDQYTVEGTMTVKDVSQKITLPFTFFGAKQHPFDPKLEVAGFEARMDIDRLAYHVGYGKFYQMGVVGKDVKVLISIEATRNK, encoded by the coding sequence ATGAAAAGAGCAGCATCTTTAATTTTGGGGATTTTCTTTCTTTTGATACTGGGGAGCAACAGTTTTGCGGCGGCGCCCGAATGGAAGATTGATTCGGATCATTCAGGAATTTATTTTGGTGTCAGTCATATTTATTCAACGGTCAAAGGACACTTCAATGCGTTTGAAGGGGTTGTTGCATTCGACCCCGCGAATCTTAAAGAAAGCCGATTTGATTTTAAAGTAAAGGTCAAAAGTATTGATACGAATAACAGTAAACGGGACGGGCATCTGCAATCCGCAGATTTTTTTGATGCCGGAAAATACCCCGAAATGACCTTCAAGAGCACCGCCATTGCGCATGCCGGAGGCGATCAATATACGGTTGAAGGGACGATGACCGTCAAAGATGTCAGCCAAAAGATCACCCTGCCGTTTACTTTTTTCGGCGCCAAGCAGCACCCGTTCGACCCCAAGTTGGAAGTGGCCGGGTTCGAAGCCCGCATGGACATTGACCGATTGGCCTACCATGTGGGATACGGCAAGTTTTATCAAATGGGCGTGGTGGGCAAGGATGTGAAAGTATTGATCAGCATAGAGGCGACCCGGAATAAGTAG
- a CDS encoding LysE family transporter, with protein MLNYLLVGTVLGVSAGFSPGPLLALVISETLRHDVAAGIKVAIAPIVTDLPIILVSVFILAKLSDHRMIFGLISFFGGMLLVYMGYECFWVKSVDLRLDTRKPNSLRRGIMVNVLSPYPYLFWISVGAPTTIKALNESPAAAMSFNIGFYALLVGSKVVLAILVGKSRSFLKGKLYLGIMRGLGLVLIVFALFLIRDGMKSFGVF; from the coding sequence ATGCTGAATTATTTGCTTGTCGGGACGGTATTGGGGGTTTCGGCCGGTTTTTCACCCGGACCGCTTCTGGCGCTTGTGATTTCCGAAACCCTCAGGCATGATGTAGCGGCCGGCATCAAGGTGGCGATAGCACCCATCGTCACGGATTTGCCGATTATCTTGGTTTCCGTGTTCATATTGGCGAAGCTTTCCGACCATCGCATGATTTTCGGCCTGATTTCCTTTTTCGGAGGCATGTTGCTTGTGTATATGGGGTATGAGTGTTTTTGGGTGAAATCCGTCGATTTGAGGTTGGATACCCGAAAGCCGAATTCGCTAAGGCGGGGAATCATGGTCAACGTGTTAAGTCCATACCCTTATCTTTTTTGGATCAGTGTCGGTGCGCCGACCACTATTAAGGCCCTGAATGAGAGTCCTGCTGCCGCAATGTCTTTTAATATCGGGTTTTATGCGCTCCTGGTTGGATCGAAGGTCGTACTGGCGATATTGGTCGGTAAATCAAGGTCGTTTCTGAAGGGGAAACTTTATTTGGGAATCATGCGGGGGTTGGGCCTCGTATTGATTGTGTTTGCCTTGTTTCTGATTCGGGATGGGATGAAAAGCTTCGGTGTTTTTTAA
- a CDS encoding FAD-binding oxidoreductase, translating into MTEKIPNGFSKRNLLALTVVLSVFGCIGGAMSLPFLFESPTMYYKFGVNKLLLRSAKMVGLAAAVLLLLQLPLAGRLKWLDRIFSLPGLYRLHRLNAYVIGVLVVSHPVLVLAPEGRWLLPFELRYWPEWVGAALLTMIIAQLALGRWHGRIFRAYHNWRGIHLNLGILILILLMVHILFVSETFESVGPPRNLVFGAAIGSIVLWVWIRMSRLRWGEKRFLVTRVEMAGLNAYCIDLKPERPPHFRYVPGQFAFISLISAHISREYHPFTIASTPSRPGTVQLIIRCCGDWTHRINTVQKGDRAFIQGPFGRFSHLMIPSWREVIMIAGGIGITPMMSMLQFMTDQGDSRPITLIWSNRTRAHLFGVNELTAMREKLTSFHWVPIFTRESENDGRPGRLDRNALETLLSACRRDAAIFLCGPPLMVKQVRKDLRRIGFAAKSIHFEAFNF; encoded by the coding sequence ATGACGGAAAAAATCCCGAACGGTTTCAGTAAACGAAATCTGTTGGCCTTAACGGTTGTATTGTCTGTATTTGGCTGTATTGGCGGGGCGATGAGTCTACCCTTTTTGTTCGAGTCGCCGACGATGTACTATAAATTCGGCGTGAATAAACTATTGCTGCGTTCGGCCAAGATGGTCGGTTTGGCGGCCGCTGTTCTGCTGTTGCTGCAATTGCCCCTGGCCGGCCGGCTGAAGTGGCTGGACCGCATTTTTTCCCTTCCCGGCTTGTATCGCCTTCACCGGTTAAACGCGTATGTTATCGGGGTGCTGGTGGTGAGCCATCCCGTGCTGGTGCTGGCGCCTGAAGGCAGGTGGCTTCTTCCCTTTGAGCTTCGCTATTGGCCTGAATGGGTGGGCGCCGCTCTCCTGACAATGATTATCGCGCAGCTCGCATTGGGCCGCTGGCATGGTCGAATTTTTCGCGCTTACCACAACTGGCGCGGGATTCATTTGAACTTGGGCATTCTCATTCTCATCCTGCTAATGGTTCATATTCTGTTTGTCAGTGAAACCTTTGAATCGGTGGGTCCTCCCCGCAACCTGGTATTCGGGGCGGCTATCGGTTCGATCGTGCTTTGGGTATGGATTCGAATGAGTCGGCTGCGGTGGGGGGAAAAGCGGTTTCTGGTTACCCGAGTCGAGATGGCGGGCTTAAATGCCTATTGCATTGATCTTAAGCCGGAAAGACCACCCCATTTCCGCTATGTACCGGGGCAATTTGCCTTTATCTCGTTAATCTCCGCGCATATTTCCAGGGAGTACCATCCGTTTACGATAGCGTCCACGCCATCGCGTCCCGGCACGGTGCAATTGATCATTCGGTGTTGCGGAGATTGGACCCATCGAATCAATACCGTTCAAAAAGGAGACCGTGCTTTTATTCAAGGGCCTTTCGGGCGATTCAGTCACCTAATGATTCCGTCGTGGCGGGAGGTGATTATGATTGCCGGCGGCATCGGCATTACGCCCATGATGAGCATGTTGCAGTTTATGACCGATCAGGGGGATTCGCGGCCGATTACCCTGATATGGAGCAACCGGACACGGGCGCATTTGTTCGGTGTGAATGAACTGACGGCCATGCGGGAAAAATTGACAAGCTTTCATTGGGTTCCTATTTTTACGCGAGAATCGGAAAATGATGGTCGGCCTGGGCGGTTAGACCGAAACGCCCTGGAAACCCTTCTTTCTGCATGCCGTCGGGATGCCGCCATTTTTCTGTGCGGCCCGCCTCTGATGGTGAAGCAGGTTCGAAAGGATTTACGCCGGATCGGGTTTGCGGCAAAATCGATCCACTTTGAGGCATTTAATTTCTGA
- a CDS encoding outer membrane lipoprotein-sorting protein, translating to MKKQLLFATLMCLMLSVGSVKAETLDAGAIMEKMLSVVDGRSGVSHKINIIIKDKDVVVGQMMAGAAAKKIQDGNRLLIVLLEPKEVKGVSYLLHKFNASEIEQWSYFPYIGRVRQISGASVYDSFLGTDFNFSDLGYSHRNGVHKLLGEETLDGALTYKIETISQAKPVFYSRIVSWVAKDSFLPLRQDYYDAAGRLWKRQLYENITNINNFAVPLLIRMLDLQRNTSTEFNMSEINTDSTLVNDEMFTPEQLKYSLVCPVWEKVCYPVETDK from the coding sequence ATGAAAAAACAGTTACTTTTTGCTACGCTAATGTGCCTGATGCTATCTGTTGGTTCCGTGAAAGCTGAAACGCTCGATGCCGGGGCGATTATGGAGAAAATGTTAAGCGTGGTCGACGGCCGAAGTGGGGTGTCCCATAAGATCAACATTATTATAAAGGACAAGGATGTCGTCGTCGGCCAAATGATGGCCGGGGCTGCGGCGAAAAAGATTCAAGATGGCAACCGGCTGCTTATCGTTTTGCTGGAGCCAAAGGAGGTTAAGGGCGTCAGTTATCTGCTTCATAAATTCAATGCTTCCGAGATTGAGCAATGGAGTTATTTCCCCTACATAGGAAGGGTGCGCCAAATTTCAGGCGCCTCGGTTTATGACAGCTTTCTGGGCACGGATTTTAATTTTTCGGATTTAGGCTATTCGCATCGAAACGGTGTGCATAAATTGCTGGGCGAAGAAACACTTGACGGGGCGTTGACCTATAAAATCGAGACGATATCCCAGGCAAAACCGGTTTTCTATTCACGGATTGTTTCGTGGGTGGCCAAAGACTCCTTTTTACCCCTTCGCCAGGATTATTATGATGCGGCCGGACGGTTATGGAAGCGGCAGCTTTATGAAAACATAACGAATATCAATAATTTTGCCGTTCCGCTCTTAATCCGGATGCTGGATTTGCAGCGCAACACCAGTACGGAGTTCAATATGAGCGAGATCAATACGGACAGCACACTTGTTAATGACGAAATGTTCACGCCTGAACAGCTTAAATATTCTTTGGTATGCCCGGTGTGGGAAAAAGTTTGCTATCCGGTTGAAACCGACAAATAG
- a CDS encoding GntR family transcriptional regulator yields MALGQNIPLFFRLYHKLKQDIIRGEIQEGTKIDTLVELARQHGMSQTSVRKSLDLLEMEGLLIRKQGWGTVVPKNLDLQFFDLATLISSKRTIPEVKTADLEFISKDWIKPNPRLASLMNLTEAAAQQSLYKLYCRIIFTGKLKFKALMTFYLPEKWLAASNLEEATPPRDIIIGVTEWLESNSLKMRESLLPFLCTDDMAELLGLPDGTPVFYHTVVLTDEKRHNRICWDMISTANIFYREMVLS; encoded by the coding sequence GTGGCCTTAGGTCAAAACATTCCGCTCTTTTTTCGTCTGTATCACAAGCTTAAGCAAGATATCATCAGGGGTGAAATTCAAGAGGGAACCAAAATTGACACCTTAGTGGAATTGGCGCGGCAACATGGCATGTCCCAGACGAGCGTTCGAAAGAGCCTCGATCTTCTTGAAATGGAAGGACTCCTGATCAGAAAACAAGGATGGGGTACGGTTGTCCCCAAAAACCTTGACTTGCAGTTTTTTGATCTTGCAACGCTCATCAGTTCCAAAAGAACCATCCCGGAAGTAAAAACCGCGGATCTTGAATTTATTTCAAAAGACTGGATAAAACCAAATCCCCGGCTCGCAAGCCTGATGAATTTAACGGAAGCTGCCGCGCAACAATCCCTTTATAAATTATACTGCCGGATTATTTTTACCGGCAAGCTAAAATTCAAAGCGCTGATGACCTTCTATCTTCCTGAAAAATGGCTGGCCGCTTCCAATCTCGAAGAAGCAACCCCGCCTCGCGACATCATTATTGGTGTTACCGAATGGCTGGAGTCCAATTCGCTCAAAATGAGAGAATCGCTGCTGCCCTTTCTCTGTACCGACGATATGGCCGAGCTGCTGGGGTTACCCGACGGCACGCCGGTTTTTTACCACACGGTTGTTCTTACGGATGAAAAGCGTCATAACCGCATCTGCTGGGATATGATCAGCACGGCAAACATCTTTTATCGCGAAATGGTATTATCCTAA
- a CDS encoding prolipoprotein diacylglyceryl transferase, which produces MLNEIVVITLILLLSALLWWSFTFLSREGWQFIASVPVKKRGEGQWQGLNFTYYGFFNAMAVTLASAMGIILLAACGIPTLTVIGVIISILALCVPAARLVAGWVEKKRYTFSIGGASFVGLLGAPWIILLFRAGSKGPEGSALQPIVVLSAIVVAYALGEGVGRLACISFGCCYGKPIDTLHPALRRLFYRIGVSFYCPTRKAVYADHLAGVRLVPIQAITSVINCLAAVAGMYLFLTGRFAAAFLVSMMLTQLWRVASEFLRADYRGNGRLSAYQWMALSAIPYSLLISRLFTMTGSRVPDVAAGFQALWHPAVLINLQLLWILVFIYFGKSRVTESSLSFHVVRDRV; this is translated from the coding sequence ATGTTAAACGAAATCGTCGTCATCACCCTGATCCTTTTACTGTCAGCGTTGTTGTGGTGGAGCTTTACCTTTTTGTCTCGTGAGGGGTGGCAATTTATCGCGTCGGTGCCGGTTAAAAAGCGGGGCGAAGGCCAATGGCAAGGGCTGAATTTCACCTATTATGGCTTTTTCAATGCGATGGCCGTGACGCTGGCTTCGGCAATGGGGATCATTCTGCTGGCCGCCTGCGGGATACCCACCCTTACCGTCATCGGCGTCATCATCAGTATTCTGGCGCTTTGCGTGCCTGCCGCCCGCCTGGTTGCCGGGTGGGTGGAAAAAAAACGGTATACTTTCAGTATCGGCGGGGCTTCATTTGTGGGGTTGCTGGGAGCCCCCTGGATCATTTTGCTTTTTCGAGCGGGTAGTAAAGGACCGGAAGGCTCGGCGCTGCAACCGATCGTGGTGCTTTCCGCCATTGTCGTGGCCTATGCCCTCGGTGAAGGCGTGGGCCGGCTGGCGTGTATCAGTTTCGGCTGTTGCTACGGCAAACCGATCGACACCCTTCATCCGGCCCTACGCCGTCTGTTTTATCGAATCGGGGTTTCTTTTTACTGCCCCACCCGAAAGGCGGTTTACGCCGATCACCTGGCGGGGGTTCGTCTCGTTCCGATTCAGGCGATAACCTCGGTCATCAACTGCCTGGCGGCCGTTGCGGGGATGTATTTGTTTTTGACCGGCAGGTTCGCAGCCGCCTTTCTGGTGTCGATGATGCTGACGCAACTTTGGCGGGTTGCTTCTGAATTTTTGCGTGCGGATTATCGCGGAAATGGCCGGTTGTCCGCCTATCAATGGATGGCCCTGAGCGCCATTCCCTATTCGCTGTTGATCAGCCGCTTATTTACCATGACCGGAAGCCGTGTTCCCGATGTGGCCGCCGGGTTTCAGGCGCTCTGGCATCCCGCAGTGTTGATCAATTTACAGCTCTTATGGATCTTGGTGTTTATTTATTTTGGAAAAAGCCGCGTGACCGAATCTTCACTAAGCTTTCACGTTGTGCGGGATCGTGTTTGA
- a CDS encoding MMPL family transporter, whose amino-acid sequence MKTFSEIIIRHRLFILLVLAAITGFFAYHLKELKVRTEFDDLLPANHPYVALHKSVRSIFGGANQVTVVVKVKDGDVFNVETLSKIQRLTRAAQLLPSVNNYQIISLASRKVKDIRAIPGGVQVGSIMLFPDVPQDQAELDALRRNVASNDFIYGSMVSLDFKAASLSIDFLEVDLDYNEIFNAIKQMCDAERDEKHSIHMIGTPILYGWVYKSFPDILRIFLLTGVVTVLLLFFFARGNYRGVLLPVITAAVCGIWGAGLAGMLGYAIDPLLFVIPFLISADAIRHGFQVTMRFIEEQMKTGKRKEAAVVTIRSLLMPCSVSLITDVAGAIFLVYSPMPLLQKLSIVASFWIGSILIGVLVLGPILLSYFPVSQKATEKYKKSLESPGFINGVFDKIMLIFAKLPHYKKTSVAVIVVLFAILVVTTNLGLKVQIGDIRPGSPILWQDSEYNKDFAEVNASFMASEPLTVVVQGKKNDAIKSSVVAHLMYDFQRHMEKDPSVGYSVSAVDVARKINMVMYGDNPKYEFIPSTWDEIGYLYYTYISQGEPGDFQRFGDIHYKDASIQVLCLDHKGDTISRILDRAKTFIDANPIEEAEIKLAAGLLGILGAANQEIYMAQLITVILAFVFVFFFSWISFRSIFAAFLLLTPLVFSNFLTFAFMYLNKIGLNVNTLPVACLGVGLGVDYGIYIVSRIKEEYAVLGDVEAAVESALMTSGRSVLATAITIVMSVVLWAWAPLRFLAEMGILLAFWMGVVAIVALITIPIFVVWFKPKFITKQALAH is encoded by the coding sequence ATGAAAACGTTTTCTGAAATCATTATCAGACATCGCTTGTTTATTTTATTGGTACTGGCGGCTATTACAGGATTTTTCGCCTACCATCTTAAGGAGTTGAAAGTCAGGACCGAGTTTGACGATTTGCTGCCGGCCAACCATCCCTATGTTGCCTTGCATAAGTCCGTTCGGAGCATCTTCGGCGGCGCCAATCAGGTGACGGTTGTGGTGAAAGTCAAAGACGGGGATGTGTTCAACGTTGAAACCTTATCGAAAATTCAACGGTTGACAAGAGCCGCTCAGCTACTGCCGTCCGTCAACAACTACCAGATCATCTCGCTTGCCAGTCGAAAGGTAAAGGATATTCGGGCGATTCCCGGCGGGGTTCAGGTGGGAAGCATTATGTTGTTTCCCGATGTGCCGCAGGATCAAGCCGAATTAGATGCCTTAAGGCGGAATGTCGCGAGCAATGACTTTATTTACGGCTCCATGGTGTCCCTTGATTTCAAGGCGGCGTCCTTATCCATCGATTTTCTGGAAGTGGACCTGGATTACAACGAGATTTTTAATGCGATCAAACAAATGTGCGATGCGGAGCGGGATGAGAAGCACAGCATTCATATGATCGGAACGCCCATTTTGTATGGGTGGGTGTATAAAAGTTTTCCGGATATCTTGCGAATTTTTCTCTTGACCGGCGTGGTCACGGTTCTGTTGCTGTTCTTTTTTGCAAGAGGCAACTACCGGGGCGTGTTGTTGCCGGTGATAACCGCGGCGGTGTGCGGTATATGGGGGGCCGGACTGGCCGGTATGCTCGGTTACGCCATTGATCCGCTTCTTTTTGTCATTCCCTTTCTGATAAGCGCGGATGCCATTCGCCACGGCTTTCAGGTCACCATGCGCTTTATCGAAGAGCAGATGAAGACCGGAAAGCGAAAAGAGGCGGCGGTGGTAACGATACGGTCGCTTCTTATGCCCTGTTCGGTGTCACTCATCACGGATGTGGCCGGTGCGATTTTTTTGGTTTACAGTCCGATGCCCTTATTACAAAAGCTTTCGATCGTCGCTTCCTTTTGGATCGGCAGCATTTTGATCGGGGTCCTCGTGTTGGGGCCCATTTTGCTTTCCTATTTTCCCGTCAGCCAGAAAGCGACGGAAAAGTACAAGAAGAGTCTTGAATCGCCGGGGTTTATCAACGGTGTCTTCGACAAGATCATGCTGATTTTTGCAAAACTGCCCCATTACAAGAAAACCTCGGTCGCTGTTATTGTGGTACTTTTTGCGATTTTGGTGGTGACCACGAATTTGGGATTAAAGGTTCAAATCGGCGACATTCGGCCGGGGAGCCCGATTTTATGGCAGGATTCCGAATATAACAAAGACTTTGCAGAGGTCAATGCGTCTTTCATGGCGTCCGAGCCATTGACCGTCGTTGTCCAAGGGAAAAAGAACGATGCGATTAAAAGCTCGGTCGTGGCGCATCTGATGTACGACTTTCAGCGGCATATGGAAAAAGACCCGTCCGTGGGGTATTCGGTTTCCGCTGTGGATGTGGCGCGCAAGATCAACATGGTCATGTACGGCGACAACCCGAAATATGAATTTATTCCGAGCACCTGGGATGAGATCGGGTATTTGTATTATACCTATATTTCACAGGGCGAGCCGGGCGATTTCCAGCGCTTCGGGGACATTCATTACAAGGATGCCAGTATTCAGGTGTTGTGCCTGGATCATAAGGGCGATACCATCAGCCGAATCCTGGACAGGGCGAAAACGTTTATTGACGCGAATCCCATAGAGGAAGCGGAAATCAAGCTGGCAGCCGGCCTTCTGGGAATTCTGGGTGCGGCAAACCAAGAAATCTACATGGCGCAATTGATTACCGTCATTCTGGCCTTTGTGTTTGTGTTTTTCTTCAGCTGGATCAGTTTTAGAAGCATTTTTGCCGCTTTTTTATTGCTGACCCCGCTCGTTTTTTCAAATTTTCTTACTTTTGCGTTTATGTATCTCAATAAAATCGGGTTGAATGTGAATACGCTTCCGGTAGCCTGCTTGGGCGTCGGGCTTGGCGTCGACTACGGGATTTATATTGTCAGCCGGATTAAGGAAGAATATGCGGTCCTCGGCGATGTGGAGGCTGCGGTTGAAAGTGCGTTGATGACCAGCGGCCGGTCCGTTTTGGCCACCGCGATTACAATCGTGATGAGTGTGGTGCTGTGGGCGTGGGCGCCGCTGCGTTTTTTGGCGGAAATGGGTATTTTACTCGCCTTCTGGATGGGTGTTGTGGCCATCGTCGCCTTGATCACCATACCGATTTTTGTTGTCTGGTTTAAGCCTAAATTTATAACAAAACAAGCGCTTGCTCACTGA
- a CDS encoding YCF48-related protein, translated as MMFLPPVGKAQESLPPDLENAKLFLNQNINFREKFYDAAAINGSAWLVGYYGTILHVTENMTQFERQDSGTKEPLLSVSFADGNNGVIVGTRGLILKTADGGKTWTKIKTEFDKHLFAVAFGDVNNGWAVGEFGTILHTADGGNSWQAQSLEGIDVTLYGCYFLDAMKGVVVGEFEVILSTVDGGVTWQTIQMNDTDGVALCDVLFKTPEEGIAVGQNGVLLQTQDGGVSWERTKLPISDNLLGIGVMDDTIFVVGLRGVMLEKAASGEFELNKTLGISGWLQCVVGSKKGPALIAGDHGRILWSGGGEAKRKWIILN; from the coding sequence ATGATGTTTTTACCCCCGGTCGGTAAAGCGCAGGAATCGTTGCCGCCGGATTTGGAGAACGCCAAACTATTTTTGAACCAAAATATAAATTTCAGAGAGAAATTTTATGACGCTGCAGCGATCAACGGAAGCGCGTGGTTGGTTGGTTATTACGGCACCATTTTGCACGTCACCGAGAATATGACGCAATTTGAAAGGCAGGACAGCGGCACCAAAGAGCCGCTGTTAAGCGTCAGCTTTGCGGATGGGAACAACGGGGTCATCGTAGGGACAAGGGGACTTATTCTTAAAACGGCCGACGGCGGCAAAACCTGGACTAAAATTAAGACTGAATTTGATAAACACCTTTTTGCCGTGGCATTTGGCGATGTCAATAACGGCTGGGCCGTGGGTGAATTCGGCACGATTTTACATACGGCCGATGGCGGCAATTCGTGGCAAGCGCAGTCGCTGGAAGGAATAGATGTCACCCTTTACGGTTGTTATTTTCTTGATGCCATGAAAGGCGTTGTGGTCGGAGAATTTGAAGTCATATTGTCCACCGTTGACGGTGGCGTCACCTGGCAGACGATACAGATGAACGACACGGATGGCGTCGCCCTGTGTGATGTGCTGTTCAAGACACCGGAAGAGGGAATTGCCGTGGGACAAAACGGTGTGTTGTTACAAACGCAGGATGGCGGCGTAAGCTGGGAGCGGACCAAGCTGCCGATTTCGGATAACCTGCTGGGTATCGGCGTGATGGATGATACGATATTTGTGGTCGGGCTTCGAGGGGTCATGCTGGAAAAGGCAGCGAGCGGCGAGTTTGAACTGAATAAGACGCTGGGCATATCGGGTTGGCTTCAATGTGTCGTGGGTTCCAAAAAAGGGCCTGCGCTCATCGCCGGGGATCACGGTCGTATCCTCTGGTCGGGGGGCGGAGAGGCGAAAAGAAAATGGATCATCCTGAACTAA
- a CDS encoding amphi-Trp domain-containing protein, with translation MTEDGSFDYESIQDVRTICSFLDSLNQGFESGQIILSSDNETLELSPQMLLKFKISAKKKKDKSRLEMKISWKHLSKESDTANLSIGT, from the coding sequence ATGACGGAAGACGGCAGTTTCGATTATGAATCCATACAGGATGTCCGCACCATTTGCAGTTTTTTGGACTCGTTGAACCAGGGATTTGAGTCCGGTCAAATCATTCTTAGCTCGGATAATGAAACGCTGGAACTGAGTCCTCAAATGCTGCTCAAATTCAAGATCAGCGCCAAGAAAAAAAAAGACAAGAGCCGGCTTGAAATGAAGATCTCATGGAAGCACCTCTCCAAAGAGAGCGATACCGCCAATCTTTCCATAGGAACATGA